In the genome of Gadus morhua chromosome 14, gadMor3.0, whole genome shotgun sequence, one region contains:
- the phlpp2 gene encoding PH domain leucine-rich repeat-containing protein phosphatase 2 — MRRMGSRGCASRKTRFGSRERDWLKGNTQRGCVCLYGGAAADPQPAGPGPPAPSGPQADLQMVLCSTSTTVEELLAQRDGEALYVQLHGDLLRRLGPSERPLQMVFDYLSALGFREPARVQQEANNSDLSCMIRFYSERPVNVDQRDRALLRGVFSVRKGKTQLHKWAERQVILCGTCLTVASVKDREEGKMHILPLVGGKVEEVRRRQHCLMFSSAGPQAQTYFVNFDSLADYQRWHRQASKVVSQTVCLVDLSCYNLEAVPEYLFYSQDITHLNLRHNFMTPQGPGGLLNLPRFCQLKSLNLSHNRLGVFPEVVCEILTLTELNLSCNGLKAVSVQIANLQSLQTLSLEGNDLSSLPEELGGLSQLSSLGLSFNDFPQIPAVLRGLSGLERLGMAGNRVERLELCVLASMIRVKNVDLRLNGLRWVTSESPEVIGHVTQLDLRDNGLASLDLSPLGSLETLHCQRNRLQTLTLSGLGLRTLQAASNRLNMVNIYPVPNQLTDLDLSRNQLEYLPDWVCDSRKMEVLDIAHNALTELPSRLLNSMSLRRLLAGNNLLQALPELLDHVPLEALDLQHNRLSRLPHSLFCKALNLKYLNVSANTLETIPPSSQSEESLSTLQELYLTGNNLSESVGGLLVGHPRLRVLHLAYNQLLSFPASKLSRLEQLEELNLSGNRLRSIPSTVARCPRLHTLVAHSNLLSTFPEILSLPEIKYVDLSGNELSEVVLSDPLPPSLQELDLTGNSSLVLEPKTLNLFSHITTLKLDQRAAGGAGGGAGGAPALWSHGYSETSGQRNKLCVSVLAMDRFGDGLGAVYGLFDGDRNEEVPRLLQCTMGDVLSEELQHSSVDRVYMSNTFLTSHRKLGMAGQKLGASALLCYIHREPSDPGGGHLRLTVANVGSCQAVLCRDGRPLVLSKVLTLESCPEEMERVKNGKSIITEDNKVSGVTGCSRLLGCSYLSPWVLPDPWVHTERLCSQDCFLILGNRALFQRVSPREAVRTAQTAADPAAAARKLCSLAQSYGCRDNLGALVVALNLGEDSCTCCRPQPPAAADGATRPAPPPPPLGSSTPMTPGAEGPPAPHPGGGGSVGGGGGGVSEPRTSEPGGEADPQELPPPGPPAARPERLCSLHPAPPQEGGSPGGPARGPSGGGGGGGGGGGPLLFQRQPPPSAALFPGGLSDNGLDSDDEGPLDGVTSNGRRLEVEVDIHCCAFQLRPGAAERSAQRGKVRRQNSVVVSATNGCLLAVCGRGGAGLKKSPSASSLGAKKLPNGSVVAPQDSHNLIEVALEAPRKKSGYFTAPAQLDPEDQLVVPPGLEQAVREQLRAQGSVVPGAPGPSTAPATRDPVWDPPRARAPGLVPLAGPARQEVYDTAL; from the exons ATGAGGCGGATGGGGAGCCGGGGCTGCGCGAGCCGGAAGACCCGGTTCGGATCGCGGGAGCGGGACTGGCTGAAGGGCAACACGCAgcggggctgtgtgtgtctgtacgggggggcggcggcggaccCCCAGCCGGCCGGGcccgggcccccggccccctccGGGCCCCAGGCCGACCTGCAGATGGTGCTgtgctccaccagcaccacggtggaggagctgctggcccAGAGGGACGGGGAGGCGCTCTACGTCCAGCTCCACGGGGACCTGCTGAG gcgTCTGGGCCCCTCCGAGCGGCCCCTCCAGATGGTGTTCGACTACCTTTCGGCGCTGGGCTTCAGGGAGCCGGCCCGCGTGCAGCAGGAGGCGAACAACTCAGACCTCAGCTGTATGATCCGCTTCTACAGCG agcgGCCGGTGAACGTGGACCAGCGAGACCGCGCCCTGTTGAGGGGCGTGTTCAGCGTGCGGAAGGGGAAGACCCAGCTGCACAAGTGGGCGGAGCGACAGGTCATCCTCTGTGGCACCTGTCTGACGGTGGCCTCGGTCAAAGACCGCGAGGAGGGGAAGATGCACATCCTGCCTCTGGTTGGGGGGAAG gtggaggaggtgaggaggaggcagCACTGCCTGATGTTCAGCTCCGCTGGGCCCCAGGCCCAGACCTACTTCGTCAACTTCGACTCCCTGGCAGACTACCAGCGGTGGCACCGCCAGGCGTCCAAA gtGGTCTCCCAGACAGTGTGCTTGGTGGACCTCTCCTGCTACAACCTGGAGGCAGTGCCGGAGTACCTGTTCTACAGCCAGGACATCACACACCTCAACCTGAGACACAACTTCATGACCCCCCAGGGGCCGGGGGGACTGCTCAACCTGCCCAG GTTCTGCCAGCTGAAGAGCCTGAACCTGTCCCACAACCGCCTGGGCGTGTTCCCCGAGGTGGTCTGTGAGATCCTCACCCTCACAGAGCTCAACCTCTCCTGCAACGGCCTGAAGGCCGTCTCTGTGCAAATAGCAAACCTGCAGAG cctacAGACTCTCTCTCTGGAGGGGAACGACCTGAGCTCCCTGCCGGAGGAGCTTGGAGGCCTGTCCCAGCTGAGCAGCCTGGGCCTTTCCTTCAACGACTTCCCCCAGATCCCTGCGGTGCTGCGGGGGCTCAGCGGGCTGGAGAGGCTGGGCATGGCGGGGAACCGAGTGGAGCGCCTGGAGCTCTGTGTTCTGGCCTCCATGATCCGTGTGAAGAATGTGGACCTGCG TCTGAACGGGCTGCGCTGGGTGACCAGCGAGAGCCCCGAGGTCATAGGTCACGTGACCCAGCTGGACCTGAGGGACAACGGCCTGGCCTCGCTGGACCTGAGCCCCCTCGGCAGCCTGGAGACGCTGCACTGCCAGCGCAACCGCCTGCAGACACTCACCCTGAGCGGGCTCGGCCTCCGGACGCTGCAGGCCGCCAGCAACC GCCTCAACATGGTCAACATCTATCCTGTCCCCAACCAGCTGACCGACTTGGACCTATCACG gAACCAGTTGGAGTACCTTCCGGACTGGGTGTGTGACAGCAGGAAGATGGAGGTGCTGGACATCGCCCACAACGCGCTGACAGAACTCCCGTCCAG GTTACTGAACAGCATGAGTCTGAGGAGGCTGCTGGCGGGGAACAACCTCCTGCAGGCGCTCCCTGAGCTGCTGGACCACGTCCCCCTGGAGGCGCTGGACCTCCAGCACAACCGGCTCAGCAGGCTGCCCCACAGCCTCTTCTGCAAGGCCCTGAA CTTGAAATACCTAAACGTGTCAGCCAATACGCTGGAGACGATCCctcccagcagccaatcagaggagagcCTCAGCACGCTCCAGGAGTTGTACCTGACAGGAAACAACCTGAGCGAGAGTGTGGGGGGACTGCTGGTGGGCCACCCGCGTCTCCGGGTCCTCCACCTCGCCTACAACCAGCTGCTCTCCTTCCCCGCCAG tAAGCTAAGCAGGctggagcagctggaggagctgaaccTGAGCGGGAACCGTCTGAGGAGCATCCCTTCCACCGTGGCCCGCTGCCCCAGGCTGCACACGCTGGTCGCCCATAGCAACCTCCTCAGCACCTTCCCCGAGATCCTCAGCCTGCCCGAGATCAAG TACGTGGACCTGAGTGGTAACGAGCTGAGTGAGGTGGTGTTGTCCGAcccgctgcccccctccctccaggagcTGGACCTGACGGGGAACAGCAGCCTGGTTCTGGAGCCCAAGACCCTCAACCTCTTCAG CCACATCACCACCCTGAAGCTGGACCagagggcggcggggggggccggggggggggccgggggggcccctGCCCTGTGGAGCCACGGCTACTCAGAGACCAGCGGCCAGAGGAACAA gCTCTGTGTGTCCGTTCTCGCCATGGACCGCTTCGGAGACGGGCTGGGCGCGGTTTACGGCCTCTTCGACGGCGACCGCAACGAGGAAGTGCCCCGCCTGCTGCAGTGCACCATGGGAGACGTGCTGTCGGAGGAGCTGCAGCACTCCAGCGTGGACCGCGTGTACATGAGCAACACCTTCCTCACCTCGCACCG GAAGCTGGGCATGGCGGGCCAGAAGCTGGGGGCCTCTGCCCTGCTCTGTTACATCCACCGCGAGCCCTCGGACCCCGGGGGGGGCCACCTGCGGCTGACCGTGGCCAACGTGGGCAGCTGCCAGGCCGTGCTGTGCCGCGACGGCCGGCCCCTAGTCCTCTCCAAGGTCCTCACGTTGGAGAGCTGCCccgaggagatggagagggtgaaGAACGGCAAGTCCATCATCACCGAG GACAACAAGGTGAGCGGGGTGACGGGCTGCTCCCGCCTGCTAGGCTGCTCCTACCTCTCCCCCTGGGTGCTGCCGGACCCCTGGGTGCACACCGAGCGCCTCTGCTCCCAGGACTGCTTCCTCATCCTGGGCAACCGCGCGCTCTTCCAGAGGGTCTCGCCCCGGGAGGCGGTCCGCACGGCGCAGACCGCCGCggaccccgccgccgccgccaggaaGCTGTGCTCGCTGGCGCAGAGCTACGGCTGCCGGGACAACTTGGGGGCGCTGGTGGTGGCGCTGAACCTCGGGGAGGACAGCTGCACCTGCTGCCGCCCGCaaccccccgccgccgccgacggCGCCACCCggccagcccccccgccccccccgctgggGTCCTCCACGCCGATGACCCCGGGGGCCGAGGGCCCGCCCGCCCCTcaccccggcggcggcggcagcgttggcggcggcggtggcggcgtctCAGAGCCTCGGACCTCGGAGCCGGGCGGCGAGGCGGACCCCCAGGAGCTGCCTCCGCCCGGTCCCCCCGCGGCGCGGCCTGAGAGGCTCTGCAGCCTGCACCCGGCCCCCCCACAGGAGGGAGGGTCCCCGGGGGGCCCGGCCAGGGGGCCcagcggtggcggtggcggcggcggcggcggcggcggccccctGCTGTTCCagcgccagcccccccccagcgcGGCGCTCTTCCCCGGCGGGCTCTCGGACAACGGGCTGGACAGCGACGACGAGGGGCCGCTGGACGGGGTGACCTCCAACGGCCGccggctggaggtggaggtggacatCCACTGCTGCGCCTTCCAGCTGCGGCCGGGGGCCGCGGAGCGCTCCGCCCAGCGGGGGAAGGTGCGGCGGCAGAACAGCGTGGTGGTGTCGGCCACCAACGGCTGCCTGCTGGCCGTGTGCGGCCGGGGGGGGGCCGGCCTGAAGAagtccccctccgcctccagtCTTGGGGCCAAGAAGCTGCCCAACGGCTCGGTGGTGGCCCCCCAGGACAGCCACAACCTCATCGAGGTGGCCCTGGAGGCCCCCAGGAAGAAGTCGGGCTACTTCACCGCCCCGGCCCAGCTGGACCCCGAGGACCAGCTGGTGGTGCCCCCGGGCCTGGAGCAGGCGGTCCGCGAGCAGCTGAGGGCCCAGGGCTCCGTGGTGCCGGGGGCTCCGGGCCCCTCCACGGCCCCCGCCACCAGGGACCCGGTCTGGGACCCCCCCCGCGCCCGGGCCCCCGGCCTGGTGCCGCTGGCCGGCCCCGCTCGGCAGGAGGTGTACGACACGGCGCTCTAG
- the marveld3 gene encoding MARVEL domain-containing protein 3: protein MADRSRHPEDDGYTDRRKRDATHETPKSEFDRDRTGREFHGSDVPHADRHGRDEAPSRGSQETPVFPFKEEYDDHRQALYNLRYILSSRGLCQILEVFVNLLLVICAGVPYSNKGGYVDLASLGSLYHYYYGGANAFTGTDIARVQELDVMFHQLKTPPYAFTMACGGALMAYACGLLALGVFRMFYRCPPLLLGEALLNALIGLGYIPSLAFYFIKLKETYDSPVCKERERMYASKGHEGFKCQYNGADIAGGLFGVLGVVVFPVGAVLAIRAFRSVRQRRRSKELRDGPRPEERGNYV, encoded by the exons ATGGCAGACAGGAGTAGACACCCGGAGGATGATGGTTATACCGACCGTAGGAAGAGGGACGCCACACACGAAACACCGAAATCTGAGTTCGACAGAGACCGAACCGGGAGAGAGTTCCACGGGTCCGACGTGCCCCATGCTGACAGACACGGCCGAGACGAAGCACCCTCGAGAGG CTCTCAGGAGACTCCAGTCTTTCCTTTTAAAGAAGAGTATGACGACCACAGACAGGCGCTCTACAACCTCAGATACATCTTATCCAGCAGAG GTCTGTGCCAAATCCTGGAGGTCTTCGTGAACCTGCTGCTGGTCATCTGTGCAGGGGTCCCCTACAGCAACAAAGGGGGCTACGTGGACCTAGCGAGCCTGGGCTCCCTGTACCACTACTACTACGGCGGCGCCAACGCCTTCACCGGGACGGACATCGCCCGCGTGCAGGAGCTGGACGTGATGTTCCACCAGCTGAAGACGCCCCCCTACGCCTTCACCATGGCCTGCGGGGGGGCCCTGATGGCCTACGCGTGCGGCCTGCTCGCTCTGGGGGTGTTCCGGATGTTCTACCGCtgcccccccctgctgctgggCGAGGCCCTGCTGAATGCCCTCATCGGGCTGGGCTACATCCCCTCCCTGGCCTTCTACTTCATCAAGCTGAAGGAGACGTACGACAGCCCGGTGtgtaaggagagggagaggatgtaCGCCAGCAAGGGCCACGAGGGCTTCAAGTGCCAGTACAACGGGGCCGATATCGCGGGGGGGCTCTTCGGGGTTCTGGGCGTGGTGGTCTTCCCCGTAGGAGCGGTGTTGGCCATCCGGGCGTTCAGGTCGGTACGGCAGAGGAGACGCTCGAAGGAGTTAAGGGATGGCCCCCGACCGGAGGAGAGAGGTAACTACGtctga